CTTCTGCCAGGCGTGGCCCCGGGCGTAGAAGTCCTCCGGCTGGCTCATCCGGCAGTCCTCCACTATCGGATCATGCAGCGAGAACGTGACCCCTTCGAGTTGCTCGTGATACCAGGCCTGAGCATGCTCGATCGCTCGGCGTAGAACGTCGCGATCGCCAGAACGGAACTCACGGTCTGCCGGCACCGCGTACAGCACCCGCACCACATGCTCCGGTGGTGGCTCGAGTCCCAGACCTCGGGTGAGGAACGTGGCCATCTCTGCCCGGGCGGTGTCCCCGCCCGGGCAGTAGCGAGGGGGACCGGTCGCGCATCCCGCAGTTACCCCTGCGGCGGCCAAAGCGTCGATGTTGGGTTCGTGGACACTCCCCCCGGTGTCGGTGAACCGACCCGACCGGTCCCGGGGCAGATCGAAGGCACGGACCAGGAACGTCGCCATCTGAGCACGATCAGTTGTCTCATGCGGGCAGAAGCGGACCGGTTCGGTGGCGCAACCCGCAGTCACGCCCAAGTCAGCCAGACGCTCCACATAAGGCGCCCACCACTGCGACGCGTCTACATCCACGAACCGCGACGCACCTACCGAGGCCGGGTCACCCCCATCCAGGATCCGCACCAGCCACACCGCCATGACCCAACGCTTCACCACGTCCCGTGGACAGAACTCTCCCGGAGCGCACTCCGTCCCCTCGAACACACCCAGAGCCGCGAGCCTCTCGACTGCTGACCGATGAACCTCCGCCGCATCCAGATCGGAGAACTCCTCAGACGAGGCACCTACCACACCAGCACCCGGCCCCAAGGCGGACCCAACAAGAACGGCAACGACCACCAACCCCACACCCCGCCGGCAAGAAACCCCCACGACCCTGGCCACAAGACCCCTTTATGTAGTAACTACTATGTAGCCTAGCAACTCGGCGACTACTCCGGTTGATGAAGAGGACACGGTAAGTGTCTGTGATGGCGCACTATTGTCATGCTTCATGAGCGATTCCACGGACACCCACACCGCCGGTAGTGGTCGCCCGCGTCGCCGGGCGGACCCGGAGGCGACGACCGCGCGGTTGCTGGAAGCCGCCGCCACGGAGTTCGTGGAGTACGGGTATGAGGCAGCCGTTATCAGCCGCGTCGCGCGCCGCGCCGGGGTGACCGTCGGCGCGGTCTACTCACGATGGCCGACGAAGAGCGAGGTGATGGTTGCCGCCCTCGACTACATCTTCGAACGGCTGCTGCCCTCGGAACGGATGAAGGAGCTCAATGTTGCCGAGCTGCCGACAACTGCCGTCTTGGAGCTCTGGTCATCGCACCTGTTGTCCTCTGATGCGGTTCAAGACGTGTTGATCCAGGTCTTCGGTAGCGCCCGCAACCACCCGGCGGTCCGCGAGCGGCTGCGGCGCTTCCTCAATGACCAATCCGACCAGTTGACCCACCTGATCGAGAAGGGCAAGACCGAGGGGCCCCACAACGCCGAACTGAGCACCGTCGCGGTGACTCTGATGTGCCAAGCCATCGGGATCGGCACCCACTTGCTCATGTCTGCCGGGTTGGACAACCGTCACATCCCAACCGAAGGGGAATGGACCGAGCTACTCCGGCAGGTGATCGGCCTCGTGTACTCGCCAATCGAGCAGACAACCTGACCCGGCCTGCGCCACCACGGCTCCGCTAGACGGACCCTTTAGGGATCCCAGACGGTCACACTATGGGTCCGAGTCATCCCTCCGCGTCCCGCGACTTCGCCACGGTGTCGACCCCGGGAGCGCGAGTGAGGGAGGTTGCCATTTGTGCTCGGGTGGTGTCTCGTCTAGGGCAGTAGCGAAGGGAAGAGCAGCGTCCATGAGGTCCAGTATCACGGCCGTCTTGCCCCGGTTGAGCGACTCGTAATAGACGCTACGCCCGCCCACGAAGGGCCCGAACCGGCGAGCGTCATCACCGCCTCCCGGCGGTTCGACCTTTATGACACGGGCGCCGAGGTCGGCCAGCACCCGGCTCAGATCGACCACCGTGATGTCGGGGAGAGGCCCGCTCATGGTGCCCGGTCCAGGACTCGCGAACCTCACCCTCTTGATGGACAGAAGAGCTTGAGGATGTGTAAGGCCCAGGTAGATGGCTGTTTTGTGCTGATGTCCCACCCGTGGCTCCACAATTCTCCTAGGAACCTGACGCTATAGGTTGGCGAAGAGATCCATCACTGTCTCTGCCACAGGAACGAAGCGGTATTGCCTACCCACCTTGTGCCGCTCGAGCAAACCTCGTTGGTATAGATCGCTCAGATCACCGTGGGCAGTCGGGTAGGTCACCCCGTGTGTCGTCTGGTACGACCTGAAGGTGTAGATGGCGTCGGGTCGACGCAAGGCCTTACTCAGCAGGGCGATCTGTCGATGGTTGAAGTCCGGACTTCCGCGGAGCGCCCGCTCCGCCTGGCGGACCTCGGCGGCCTTGGTCTCCAGGTATCCCCATAGCTCCTCGATGGATCGATGCAGGGCGTCCAGTTGGTGGAGCAGGAAGTAGGTGAAGTCCGCATCGTCGGTCTCTGTGTGCAGGAAGGCCTTCCCGTACTGGACCGGGGCCCGGCGGAGCAGGCGGGAGATGGATAGATACTCGGCCAGCCAGTATCCCTGGCGCAGGAGAGACCGATAGAACAGCGCCCGGGCCGTTCGTCCGTTCCCGTCGACGAACGGGTGCAGATACGCCAGGTAGAAATGCAGCGCAATTGCCCTCACAACGGGATGCACGAACGGTTCGGATTCCAAGTCGTTGGCGAACGACACCATGGAGTCCATGAGGCCGGGCAGCTCCTCGGCAGGTGGAGGAACGTGATATGCCGGGTCCGGATCGATGAAGTGGCCGACTTTGACTCGTTCCTCACCCGATTGCTGCATGCGTCCGGCGCCCTCCGGGCGTTCCAAGGTCGCCTCGGTCACCATCCGGTGTATCTCGAACACGGTCTCCGCCGTCAGCGGCGCTGTCGGGTCGCGGCTGATGTACATCATCGTCTGGTAGTTGTTAAACACCATGCGCTCCGCGGGGGTTCGGGGAGATCTGTCCGAGCGAAGTAGCTTCTTGGCGTCTCGGCGCGTAGTCGCGGCGCCCTCGAGGAGGCTGGAGGCTATTGCCTCCTCCATCAGACCTGCGACCACGTAGCGAGTCCGGTCGCGCGGGTTGACCACGTCCTCCGGCAGTCCTATGCGGCCGGCGGCTTGCTGGTCGATACGCTGCAACAGGGAGAGTGCTTCGTCCGTGAGGACATAGCTGAACAGTTGTCCGTCACCGTTCATCAGGGGGAGGGCCCGGCGACCCAGTTGCCGGGCCATCTTGATGCCCAGCCACCACTCCTCCGACGAGAGTCCCTCCGGGGGCGGCCGATGACGGAGTTGGTCCCAGTGGTAGTAGTGACCTCCGGGCGCCGCATTGATCTGGCCGCCAAGGACTATCTCGGCAAAACGGTCGGGTCCGACACTTTCGAACAGGTCGTTGACCTGCGGCGGATTGCGGGGTCTCTTCATGCGATTGTCCTGATCTATAGATTCTATAGACGTTTGATACGTCGCCTATACATCCCTACGCCCCCGAGGATCCCGGAGGGCATCTCCCGATGCCTTACTATAGATTCTATAGAGATTTGATACATCCTTGATATGGCGCTGGCCATTTCCGGCGCTGGTCGGGACAGTTCGCCTCGCTGGACCACGGAATGGCAGCACTACTCGCTGCGTCTGCCCGGCCCGGGTGGTGAGTGATTCCCCGGATGCCCCAAGATTCTCCGGTGTTCAATCCCTATAGGGGTTTGCGAGCCAGGAAACAGTAGAGCGGTGTGAAGATCCCGGTCCTGCCGCCTGCGACATAGGCGCCGGCGGTCCGATCCAGCACCCTGACGGCGTCCTTGGTTCCCTTCGGCAGCACCCGCAACGCCTCGGCCAGGCCGGCCATGCCGATGTGCGCCTTCAGGTTCTGCATCCTGATACGGGCGGCCATGGGCTGGTACCAGGGCTTCGAAGGGCGGGTCTCGTCGACGGCTCGGTCCATCCCCTCGACAACCTCGAATCCCGCCGTTGCGAGCGCAGCGTCCACCTCACCCGTCGTGGCGATTTCCTTGAGCGCGATGCCGTGCATCAGGTCCTGCTTGATGGCCTGATGCCGGCTGTCGTGGGGGTCGAACCGGTCGGTCATGCACATTTCCTGGCCCCAGAAGAGCGAACCGGGCTTCAGCACGCGGTAGATCTCGGCGAACGCGCCGACCTTGTCCGGCGCATGGCAGGTCGACTCGATCGCGTAGGCCCTGTCGTACGTGTCGTCTGCGATAGCGGCCATGTCCATGAAGCTGGCAGCCAGGTAGTCGACCATGTGGTCGATTCCCGCCTCGGCGTCCAACGATCTCGCCTTGGCCAGCTGGAGTTCGCTGTAGTTGACCCCCAAGACCCTGACACCGGCCTCACGGACGACGCGACGCATCGGGCCGCCGATGCCGCAACCGACGTCGACCACCGTCATGCCCTCGCGCAACTCCAGCTTGGAGATCATCAGGCGTTGATGCCGGATCTGGGACTCCTCCAGGCTCTCCCGGGGCGAGAGCGGGGCGAAGTGAAGCGACTCGCCCCAGCCGAAGACCATCAACTCGCTGAAGAGGTCGTAGTACTCCCTGACGGTTTCGGCGTGTTCGTAGCCCTTCGGACCCTCGCTCGCTGATGCTCGGCCGGTCCATCCATCGAAGCGTCGCACGCGACGGGTGACGTCCGAGTCGCGATATGTGGACCTCAGTCCCTTGTAGAGCCGAAGAAGTCTCAAGAGTCCCTTACGGGGTAGGGATACGGTGCCATCCCGTCCATTCTGGCACGGACTATTCCGGGTCTCGGACCGTTCTAACTCATCCGGTAGTGGATTCAGGAGGCGCAAGGGCAAGCGCGTGGCTCGCGACCTGGGCAGCGCTGAAGCCACCGTCCGAGCTTCCCTTCATGTTCACCTGGCCGTCGTTGAAGGCTGGCGGGCGAGCCACTCCGCCGAGATCGAGCCGGACCCAGAGATGGTCGTGCTCGACGCCCTCAGCCACAAGTACACCAACCAGCCGTTCCGGTGCGCTTCGAGGGCTGTGTCACGCTGCGGATCACCGTCACGTCGTTCCGCTACACGGTGCATCCCCAGCAGCACACACCCCCCGACCGCTGAGGCACCGGGGACGGTCGCCGGGTCGGTTGGTGTCAGGGCCAGTGGGTGCCGGGTGGTGGAGATGGGTTGGCGGCGGCCCATGCGTCGAGGCGGCGTGCGAGCGCTGGGGCCAGAGCTGTTCCCGAGGGCAGGTCGCTCTTTGTGACGAACGCGACGACCACCCGGGGACTGCCGCGCTCCAGGCTCCGCGTCACCAGGAACGCGTAGTCGGCGAAGTTCTCCGTCACCATGACACGATCCTCGCCGGCTGCCAGCTCATAGAGATGCTCGTCATCGGAGCCTGCCAGCACCGAGCCGGCGACGCTGCGGGCGTCGTGTCCGAACCGCTCCAGTTCGGCAGCGGCCGCCGGCGGGTACATCTCGTCAAGCAGCCACCTCACACCGACAGCATGCGCTCGCGGCGATCCGCCAGCGTCCGCAATTCTTCGGCGGCCCTGACATCAGCCGCGATGCGGTCGTCGACCTCATCGGGGAACGTGGCGTAGTAGTCGGCTGCGAGACCGATCAGCTCGGGCGGAAGGCCAGTCTCCTCAGCGACAACGCCGACCGGGTCACCGCCGACGCCGGCGCTGTGGCGCTTGAGGTCGCGCACGATCTCCCACACGTCAGGCCCGGTGGCCAACCCGGCGCGGCGCCCTGTCGGGCCGTCACGGAACACGATGCCCGGAAACCGCCGCATCTTGAGCCCTTCGTCAATCAGCACGACTGCCAGCGACGACGGCGCGCTCGCGATCCGCCGGCTCTCGTCATCGAGGCGCGTGCGCACCTCCTCTGGTAGCCGCAGCGATGTCGGTCGGCTCATGGCAATCTCCTCATCGCAACCTCCTGAGTGCGTCGCGCTACATCGTAGTGTGCTGACTTACGCCAAGGCTCTGCCGCAACTTCGGGCCAGGACTTAGGGCGACCAGGGGGTGTCGTCAGGGCTTGAC
This window of the bacterium genome carries:
- a CDS encoding DUF5615 family PIN-like protein, whose amino-acid sequence is MRWLLDEMYPPAAAAELERFGHDARSVAGSVLAGSDDEHLYELAAGEDRVMVTENFADYAFLVTRSLERGSPRVVVAFVTKSDLPSGTALAPALARRLDAWAAANPSPPPGTHWP
- a CDS encoding TetR/AcrR family transcriptional regulator, producing the protein MSDSTDTHTAGSGRPRRRADPEATTARLLEAAATEFVEYGYEAAVISRVARRAGVTVGAVYSRWPTKSEVMVAALDYIFERLLPSERMKELNVAELPTTAVLELWSSHLLSSDAVQDVLIQVFGSARNHPAVRERLRRFLNDQSDQLTHLIEKGKTEGPHNAELSTVAVTLMCQAIGIGTHLLMSAGLDNRHIPTEGEWTELLRQVIGLVYSPIEQTT
- a CDS encoding CopG family transcriptional regulator, with translation MSRPTSLRLPEEVRTRLDDESRRIASAPSSLAVVLIDEGLKMRRFPGIVFRDGPTGRRAGLATGPDVWEIVRDLKRHSAGVGGDPVGVVAEETGLPPELIGLAADYYATFPDEVDDRIAADVRAAEELRTLADRRERMLSV
- a CDS encoding Fic family protein, with protein sequence MKRPRNPPQVNDLFESVGPDRFAEIVLGGQINAAPGGHYYHWDQLRHRPPPEGLSSEEWWLGIKMARQLGRRALPLMNGDGQLFSYVLTDEALSLLQRIDQQAAGRIGLPEDVVNPRDRTRYVVAGLMEEAIASSLLEGAATTRRDAKKLLRSDRSPRTPAERMVFNNYQTMMYISRDPTAPLTAETVFEIHRMVTEATLERPEGAGRMQQSGEERVKVGHFIDPDPAYHVPPPAEELPGLMDSMVSFANDLESEPFVHPVVRAIALHFYLAYLHPFVDGNGRTARALFYRSLLRQGYWLAEYLSISRLLRRAPVQYGKAFLHTETDDADFTYFLLHQLDALHRSIEELWGYLETKAAEVRQAERALRGSPDFNHRQIALLSKALRRPDAIYTFRSYQTTHGVTYPTAHGDLSDLYQRGLLERHKVGRQYRFVPVAETVMDLFANL
- a CDS encoding class I SAM-dependent methyltransferase; the protein is MRLLRLYKGLRSTYRDSDVTRRVRRFDGWTGRASASEGPKGYEHAETVREYYDLFSELMVFGWGESLHFAPLSPRESLEESQIRHQRLMISKLELREGMTVVDVGCGIGGPMRRVVREAGVRVLGVNYSELQLAKARSLDAEAGIDHMVDYLAASFMDMAAIADDTYDRAYAIESTCHAPDKVGAFAEIYRVLKPGSLFWGQEMCMTDRFDPHDSRHQAIKQDLMHGIALKEIATTGEVDAALATAGFEVVEGMDRAVDETRPSKPWYQPMAARIRMQNLKAHIGMAGLAEALRVLPKGTKDAVRVLDRTAGAYVAGGRTGIFTPLYCFLARKPL